Proteins encoded in a region of the Cytobacillus pseudoceanisediminis genome:
- a CDS encoding response regulator transcription factor has protein sequence MKKILVAEDELAISRVLSAYLQREGFEVLTAYDGTSALEQFFSHSPQLVILDIMMPGMDGWSVLEKIREKSACPVIMLTALGDIDYKLKGLNTGADDYISKPFIGDEVIARVNAVLRRSANVYTDEHIKQYGSLTINFNAHTIFLNGKEVSLTPRDLSLLLFLAERPNRTFTRDQLIEHVWGMDYDGSDRAVDLAVKRIRQALTDWPETEGEIRTLRGMGYQFHVYEK, from the coding sequence ATGAAAAAGATCCTTGTGGCAGAAGATGAATTGGCTATTTCCAGGGTTTTAAGCGCCTATTTGCAGCGAGAAGGGTTTGAAGTTCTAACAGCATATGACGGCACCAGTGCTCTTGAGCAATTTTTCAGTCACTCACCACAGCTTGTGATCCTGGATATTATGATGCCTGGCATGGATGGCTGGAGTGTGCTTGAAAAAATTCGTGAAAAAAGCGCATGTCCTGTTATCATGCTTACAGCGCTGGGGGATATTGATTACAAGCTGAAGGGCTTGAATACAGGTGCAGATGATTATATTTCAAAGCCTTTTATCGGAGATGAGGTTATTGCACGTGTGAATGCCGTATTGAGGCGATCAGCAAATGTGTACACGGATGAACATATAAAACAATATGGAAGTTTAACGATAAATTTTAATGCGCATACCATTTTCCTGAATGGCAAGGAAGTAAGTTTGACTCCGCGAGATTTATCATTGCTTCTGTTTTTGGCTGAACGGCCTAACAGAACTTTCACCAGGGATCAGTTGATTGAACATGTCTGGGGAATGGATTATGACGGAAGCGACCGTGCTGTCGATTTGGCCGTAAAGAGGATACGGCAGGCATTAACAGACTGGCCGGAAACAGAAGGTGAAATAAGGACGCTCAGAGGAATGGGGTACCAATTCCATGTTTATGAAAAATAA